The Sulfurimonas sp. genome includes the window TTTTAGTTTCTACATCTAAAATTTCTTTTTCTTCTATATTTATCGTTTTTAGTTTTATGCACTCCATAGAATAAGAATTAATTACTAAAGCAAATAAGAAATAAAAATAAAAAGTAAATTTAAAATGCACTTTTGTGACTCCTGTTTATAACTAAATATTATATTTAGTTAGTGTGTTCCTTTGACTAAAAAATGTTTAAAAGTAGAGTGCCTTGCCAGATAAGTGAACTGACAATTCCAGCTGCAAAACCAGCTATTATATCGTCACCCATTACACCGATGCCACCTTTTGTTTCTCTGTCGATTCTACCGATGATAGAAGGTTTTGAGATATCAAAGTATCTAAATAGTGCAAAAGAAAGTATAGACTGAATTAAGAAACCATTTTCAAGTGAACTGACTTCACCCATACTTACACTTAAGGCAGGTGCAACACTAAGAGCGAACCACATTCCTGCTAACTCATCTATAACAATGCGTTTGTCATCATGGATGCCAGAAAGCTCCTCGTATTTATTTATAGATTTTACAGCAACAATACTAAGTAGAGTAGTTGCTAAAAAAAGTGTTTGTGAATCAAAATAGATGAGTATTAGCATACCAAGAGGCAATGAAACAAGTGTTCCAACTGTCCCCGGAGCTTTTGGAAATAATCCGCTATATCCAAGTGTTATAAAAAACCAATTCATTTATTTGCCTAAGTAAGAGATGTTGTCTGATAAAGTTTCATAAGTTCAAGATAAAAATCTGCTTCAGTATGCTCTTTTAAAAGCCCTTCAACAGGTAAAATATCATAGTATAATTTTTCAAGATTTTTAAATCTATTTGGAAATATATGAGCCAATATGCGTGCTGAAATTTCTTTTCGCATAAGCATAGTAGGCGGTAAAATACCTAACTCTAAAAGCTCTAAGATTGAGTCAGCATGATAAGATATTTGATGATGTTGACCATGTGGACAAATATTTTTACTTACAAGAGTTGTACACTTGTCACAATAAACATATTCACTTGCTATACTTATCTCAATGTCTATGCCTACTACTCTGTCTATGATAGATTTATTTGAATTACAATCATAAAACATACCAAGTCCTGCGTGATTTATTCCTATGGTCAGTCTATCACAACCATAATTTTTGGCAACTATTGCATCTATGATGATTTCATTATAACCTGCAAAAATATAACTATTTTCCAGTGGAACAACTATAACATGATTTTTAGTCAAAAAATTACTTATAAAATAATCTAAAGATTCTTTTCGTATTTTATAAGATAAGTTAGATTCTGTGTATGAGCGTAATAAAAATATAACTAGAAGGTCAGTATTTTCAAGTGCCTGTCTGATTAGTCTTTCATGAGCACGGTGAAGAGGATTTGCTGCCATAACAATTGCGGTTGTGTGTTTAGCATCTATGCGTTGCTGAGCATTTTTTATAACTTCTTTATTGTTATTTGATAGTTTGTTTAAAAGCGTATACTCTCCACTAACAGCGAAAGAACCAAGTCTGCTTAGAGTAGCCAAAACACCAGGATGACTTATGTCATCTGTACCGTATATTTGTTTTATTCTTTCACTTTTATCTATTTTAAAAACATCTTCAACAATTAAGGTCGCAAATGGTTTTTTGTTAAAAAGTATTGTAAGCTCATCTCCAGTATTTAAAGATTTTAGGACTTGTTCATTTGTCTTTCCAGATGGAGCAAGAATGAAAGGAAATGGAAAAGTTTTTCCATTGATTAGACCAGTTTTTAAAACTTTTTGACTTCTTTTTACATTCATTAATGATGTGACAGGAGAAAGTACCCCATCATCCAAAAGCTCTAATGCAGATGCCGCTTCACTATCTATTAGAAGAGTTTTATTTTTTCTTAATGAGATCATATTTTTTTCGTTTTTCCCATAGACTTTTTCTGCTTATTCCTAATCTTTTTGATAGCTCAATATCTGGAAATTTGTATTGATAGTTTAAAACTATATATTTAACATAATCTTCAATCGAGAGAATATCTCCTTGATCAAAAATATTATTTTCACTTTTGATTACTAAAACTTTATATTCTACATTTTCTATCTTATCTATACTTGAGACTATAACTTTTTTATTTGCAATAAGTGAACAAAAGTTTTTTCTTTCACCTTTTTTAAGTGTTTGATAATCAGTTACATAGATAATTGCATCTTGGTTCAATGATTCTAACTCACTTAAAGCTTTTTGGTCACTTAAAGTTATAAAGTGTATTGGTAAATCTTTTTCATAGGCATGTTCAAACGCAAATGCATCTGAGTGTTTTTGAAACGATGATGATATAAATATAGGAAGTTCTATTGTGCTGTGGTCATATTTATTTGTTACAGATGAAAAAGAGTGAGTTAAATATTTTTTATAAGCTGCATCTCTTTTTTTAAGTTTTTCATAATCTTGATAATGGTTTATCTTTCTTATAAGTTCTTCAATCATAAAAGGCTTCAAAATATAGTCTTTTGCACCAGTAGTAAGTGGTTTTGAAACTGTATCATTAGAAATATATGAAACCATTAAAATAATAATGGACTTTTTAAATGTTTCTATAACAGGGTTAAAATCTTGTCCATTAATATTTGTAGAAAGTAAAACTACATCATAATTATTATTTTTAATAGCATCTCTTGTTGAAGTACACATATCACAAATATGCCCTAGTTCACCCAGTTTAGTAGCTATGCTTTGTGCTAAATAAACCTCATTTTCTATAATTAGTATTTTCAAATTTTTGTCCAATCAAAATATTTTAAATTTGCATTTGCAATAACTCCAACACCTTCACTTCGACCAATAAAGCCAAGCTTTTCAGTTGTTGTCGCTTTTATATTTACACGAGAACTGTCACAACCAAGTATCTTGGCAATAGTTTTTCTCATTTGTAGTTTGTACTTACCAACTTTTGGTGTTTGTGCCGCTATAGTTATATCTACATTTACTATAACAAATCCAAAATCATAAACTTTTTTAACAACTTTTTGGAGTAGAATTTTGGAGTCAATATCTTTAAACTCATCACTACTGTCTGGAAACATCATTCCAATATCGCCCATACCAGCCGCACCTAAAAGTGCGTCAATAAGAGCATGAATAGCCACATCACCATCGCTGTGAGCCTTAAACCCAAAGTCTGAGTCGATTTTAACACCACAAAGGTACATATCTGTCGTTTCATCAAAAGCATGAACATCAAAACCTGTACCACTTAAGATATCATTTGAAGGTTTATCTAAACATGAGAGCAAATTTAAATCTTTCACAAAAGTTATTTTATTTGCTTTACTCTCACCTAAGATAAATTCTCTTGAACCACCATATGCGACTATTGCAGTGCTTTCATCTGTAAACTCTTCTTCAGTATTTAAAGAAGCCTTTAAAATAGAGGTACGAGATAGTTGAGGTGTTTGAATCCTCTTTACCTTCTCTCTATCAATAGTTTTATTTTCATAAACTATGGTATCGCTAACTTTTAAGTATGGGACTATGCAGTCAGCCTTACCTTTTTTAGAGAGAATATTTTTTAAAAACTCCTCATTAATACAAGCTCTAGCGATATCACTAACTAAAACAAAATCACTCTGAACTTCTATTAAAGCATTTTTTAAAGATTTTTGTCTGCTTGATGAACCTTGCACAAATGTGAAAGAATCATAATTTTTCATAAATTCTATATCTTCTTTAGCAGAAGTTATAATTATTTTATCAAAAAGTTTAGTTTCTACACACTTTTGTGCAACTTCTTGCCATAAAGGTTTATGCCCTATTCGAAGCCATTGTTTCTTAGAAGTGCAGTCAAAACGACTCGAACTACCAGCTGCTAATAAAATAAGTGTTAAATCACTCAAGCATATACCTCTTTAAAAAAGTGTTACGAAAGTATACACTTTGTAAGCTTTTTTTTATCTTGTTAGTAAAAAATAAAACACTACTCTAAGACCTTAATGCTACTTTAACTTTATTTGATTATATTTCCACTATACAATTTATATAGAATGATAAAATTTTAGGAGAAATGATGAGAACTTCTTGGGTTAAAAAAAGAGAAAATGATGCTGTAAGAACTCAAATGTACTATGCGAAACAAGGCATAATTACTGAAGAGATGGAGTATGTTGCAAAAATAGAAGATTTATCTCCAGAGCTTATAAGAAGTGAGATAGCTAGAGGTAGAATGATTATTCCTGCCAATGTTAACCACACTTCACTAGAGCCAATGGCAATCGGAATAGCATCAAGATGTAAAATTAATGCAAATATAGGTTCTTCTGCAATAGCATCTGATGTTATGGGTGAAGTTGAAAAAATGCAAGTATCTCAGCACTATAATGCTGATACGGCGATGGACCTGTCAACTGGTGGTGATTTAGATGAAATTCGTAAAGCAGTAATCGGGGCTTCAAAAATCCCTATTGGCACTGTTCCTATTTATCAAATTCTTCATGATGTAGGAAATAAAATAGAAGACTTAAGTATAGAAGTAATGCTTGAAGTTTTAGAGCGTCAAGCACAACAAGGTGTTTCTTATTTTACGATTCATGCAGGTTTTTTACTACAAACAATGCCAAAAATTGCTAAAAGAAAAATGGGAATAGTTTCTCGTGGAGGTTCTTTAATGGCTGCTTGGATGATGCACTATCATAAAGAAAACCCATTTTATACAGCTTATGATGAAATTTTAGATATTTGTGCAAAGTATGATGTTGCACTTTCTCTTGGCGATTCTCTTCGTCCAGGATGTTTAGCAGATGCAAGTGATGACGCACAGCTTGGAGAGTTAAAAGTTTTAGGTGAGCTGACTTTGAAAGCTTGGGAAAAAAATGTTCAAGTGATGATAGAAGGACCAGGACATGTTCCTCTTAATCAAGTTGAGCGAAATATGAAGCTTCAACGAGAACTTTGTCATGAGGCTCCTTTTTATATCTTAGGACCATTAGTTACTGATATCGCTGCTGGATATGACCATATAAGTTCTGCAATTGGTGCTGCTGTTGGTGGTTGGCATGGAGCAAGTATGCTTTGTTATGTAACGCCCAAAGAGCATCTAGGACTTCCAAATGCTGATGATGTTCGTGAAGGTATCATTGCATATAAAATCGCAGCTCATGCTGCTGATATTGCCCGCGGTCGTAAAGGTGCTAGAGATATTGATGATGCTATGAGTGATGCAAGATACGGTTTTGACTGGGAAAAACAGTTTGAGCTTGCACTTGATGGTGAGAGAGCTCGTGAGTACCACGATGAAACTCTTCCTCAAGATGTTTTTAAAGAAGCAGAATTTTGTTCTATGTGTGGACCAAAGTTTTGTTCGTATAAGATAAGTCAAGATATTATGGATAATCCAGAAGCAATAGAAAAAATAGCAAGAGAAGCTAAAGAAAAAGAGTCA containing:
- a CDS encoding phosphatidylglycerophosphatase A — encoded protein: MNWFFITLGYSGLFPKAPGTVGTLVSLPLGMLILIYFDSQTLFLATTLLSIVAVKSINKYEELSGIHDDKRIVIDELAGMWFALSVAPALSVSMGEVSSLENGFLIQSILSFALFRYFDISKPSIIGRIDRETKGGIGVMGDDIIAGFAAGIVSSLIWQGTLLLNIF
- a CDS encoding sulfate adenylyltransferase, whose translation is MISLRKNKTLLIDSEAASALELLDDGVLSPVTSLMNVKRSQKVLKTGLINGKTFPFPFILAPSGKTNEQVLKSLNTGDELTILFNKKPFATLIVEDVFKIDKSERIKQIYGTDDISHPGVLATLSRLGSFAVSGEYTLLNKLSNNNKEVIKNAQQRIDAKHTTAIVMAANPLHRAHERLIRQALENTDLLVIFLLRSYTESNLSYKIRKESLDYFISNFLTKNHVIVVPLENSYIFAGYNEIIIDAIVAKNYGCDRLTIGINHAGLGMFYDCNSNKSIIDRVVGIDIEISIASEYVYCDKCTTLVSKNICPHGQHHQISYHADSILELLELGILPPTMLMRKEISARILAHIFPNRFKNLEKLYYDILPVEGLLKEHTEADFYLELMKLYQTTSLT
- a CDS encoding response regulator — encoded protein: MKILIIENEVYLAQSIATKLGELGHICDMCTSTRDAIKNNNYDVVLLSTNINGQDFNPVIETFKKSIIILMVSYISNDTVSKPLTTGAKDYILKPFMIEELIRKINHYQDYEKLKKRDAAYKKYLTHSFSSVTNKYDHSTIELPIFISSSFQKHSDAFAFEHAYEKDLPIHFITLSDQKALSELESLNQDAIIYVTDYQTLKKGERKNFCSLIANKKVIVSSIDKIENVEYKVLVIKSENNIFDQGDILSIEDYVKYIVLNYQYKFPDIELSKRLGISRKSLWEKRKKYDLIKKK
- a CDS encoding bifunctional 2-C-methyl-D-erythritol 4-phosphate cytidylyltransferase/2-C-methyl-D-erythritol 2,4-cyclodiphosphate synthase, encoding MSDLTLILLAAGSSSRFDCTSKKQWLRIGHKPLWQEVAQKCVETKLFDKIIITSAKEDIEFMKNYDSFTFVQGSSSRQKSLKNALIEVQSDFVLVSDIARACINEEFLKNILSKKGKADCIVPYLKVSDTIVYENKTIDREKVKRIQTPQLSRTSILKASLNTEEEFTDESTAIVAYGGSREFILGESKANKITFVKDLNLLSCLDKPSNDILSGTGFDVHAFDETTDMYLCGVKIDSDFGFKAHSDGDVAIHALIDALLGAAGMGDIGMMFPDSSDEFKDIDSKILLQKVVKKVYDFGFVIVNVDITIAAQTPKVGKYKLQMRKTIAKILGCDSSRVNIKATTTEKLGFIGRSEGVGVIANANLKYFDWTKI
- the thiC gene encoding phosphomethylpyrimidine synthase ThiC; the encoded protein is MRTSWVKKRENDAVRTQMYYAKQGIITEEMEYVAKIEDLSPELIRSEIARGRMIIPANVNHTSLEPMAIGIASRCKINANIGSSAIASDVMGEVEKMQVSQHYNADTAMDLSTGGDLDEIRKAVIGASKIPIGTVPIYQILHDVGNKIEDLSIEVMLEVLERQAQQGVSYFTIHAGFLLQTMPKIAKRKMGIVSRGGSLMAAWMMHYHKENPFYTAYDEILDICAKYDVALSLGDSLRPGCLADASDDAQLGELKVLGELTLKAWEKNVQVMIEGPGHVPLNQVERNMKLQRELCHEAPFYILGPLVTDIAAGYDHISSAIGAAVGGWHGASMLCYVTPKEHLGLPNADDVREGIIAYKIAAHAADIARGRKGARDIDDAMSDARYGFDWEKQFELALDGERAREYHDETLPQDVFKEAEFCSMCGPKFCSYKISQDIMDNPEAIEKIAREAKEKESA